The proteins below come from a single Myxocyprinus asiaticus isolate MX2 ecotype Aquarium Trade chromosome 28, UBuf_Myxa_2, whole genome shotgun sequence genomic window:
- the LOC127418605 gene encoding gastrula zinc finger protein XlCGF57.1-like, with product MRELKKEVMRTKLMERDSLQELEKVSCQSSVCVTDGTSTECQDSVWSGRDQSTPQRLLDKLSEQRSRDTQDSQLTLLCSTDAQESVCDSNQGDQTSTESLTSVCNAGEQQMLQTPVKMLKNLMEMRGENTAEEQRSDEDDDDEITAEEQQSDEDDDDEITAEEQQSDEEDYDDDEITAEEQQSDADDDEITAEEQRREDDNDDVIPSELMEVQEDPQDLNEVEEKIQDQKHHDFTSGEKSLSGSKTKKNSTPKKHKRRAAKKSFTCSQCGKSFTNEGNLNTHMRVHTGERPYTCHECGNCFTTKGNLNKHTRIHTGEKPYTCHHCGKSFTQKEQLIRHTRVHTGKKPYTCHQCGESFASADHLKDHLCLYSGERPFQCDQCGKTFVKAQFLKQHLKIHTKEKPYKCSLCGKSFACSFYFKVHQKTHTGVVANKCFKCEKIFTSAGQLTVHLKIHSGEKPFKCSQCEKSFTRLENLKTHERIHTGEKPYRCFSCGKSFKQSGHLQKHLKNHCPSSHTDQNSSLDPII from the exons ATGAGAGAGTTGAAGAAAGAGGTGATGAGGACAAAACTGATGGAGAGAGACAGTTTACag gagctggaaaaggtttcctgtcaatcctcagtgtgtgtgactgatgggacctccacagaatgtcaggattcagtgtggagcggcagagatcagtccacaccacagcggctgctggacaaactctctgaacagagatccagagacacacaggactcacagctcactttactctgttctactgatgctcaggagagtgtgtgtgacagtaatcagggtgatcaaacctccacagagtctctgacttctgtctgtaatgctggagaacagcagatgctacagacaccagtgaagatgttGAAGAATCTGATGGAGATGAGAGgagaaaacacagcagaggaacaacggagtgatgaagatgatgatgatgaaatcacagcagaggaacaacagagtgatgaagatgatgatgatgaaatcacagcagaggaacaacagagtgatgaagaagattatgatgatgatgaaatcacagcagaggaacaacagagtgatgcagatgatgatgaaatcacagcagaggaacaacggCGTgaagatgataatgatgatgtcattccttcag AGCTGATGGAAGTTCAAGAGGATCCTCAAGatctgaatgaagtggaggagaaaatTCAggatcagaaacatcatgatttcacATCTGGAGAAAAATCTCTGAGTGGCTCAAAGACTAAGAAGAATTCCACACCAAAAAAGCATAAAAGAAGAGCAGCCAAGAaatctttcacctgctctcagtgtggaaagagtttcacaaatgAAGGCAATCTTAATAcacacatgagagttcacactggagagagaccTTACACGTGCCATGAGTGTGGAAATTGTTTCACTACTAAAGGAAACCTTAATAAGCACACACGCATTCACACAGGTGAAAAGCCTTACACATGTCatcattgtggaaagagtttcactcaaaAAGAGCAACTTATTAGACACACAAGAGTTCACACTGGAAAGAAgccttacacgtgccatcagtgtggggaAAGTTTTGCGTCTGCAGACCATCTCAAAGATCATCTCTGCCTTTACTCTGGAGAAAGGCCGTTTCaatgtgatcagtgtggtaaaacatttgttaAGGCACAGTTTCTAAAACAACACCTGAAAATCCACACCAAAGAAAAGCCTTACAAGTGTTctctttgtggaaagagttttgcatgcTCGTTCTACTTTAAAGTGCACCAGAAAACACATACCGGTGTGGTGGCTAATAAGTGCTTTAAATGTGAAAAGATCTTTACTTCAGCCGGCCAGTTGACAGTGCACCTTAAAATCCATTCTGGAGAAAAACCTTTCAAGTGCTCAcaatgtgaaaagagtttcactcggttAGAAAACTTGAAAActcacgagagaattcataccgGAGAAAAACCTTACCGCTGTTTTTCATGTGGGAAAAGTTTCAAACAATCTGGTCATCtacagaaacatttaaaaaatcattgtCCAAGTAGTCACACTGATCAAAATTCATCTTTAGACCCAATAATATGA